Proteins from one Ipomoea triloba cultivar NCNSP0323 chromosome 1, ASM357664v1 genomic window:
- the LOC116017100 gene encoding CCG-binding protein 1, whose translation MLRSVILKPHLPFSSSSTLFLEAANKSHGSVNPLTIRCSSRTNDSIPKLEPFSRSKLERVVKDPPLIEKCERELADYCSVLEGDDSYSCWRAYFELKDLEKEQPKEEVERLILQAGGVKSLIGCVHGIASMQKPAKEWQEATKAKNSDKVDEGRACPVPDGLPKSREELEEEERALMPDSPFTRLLRIKGRAPAWYSHAPDHETY comes from the exons atgttgCGATCTGTTATTTTGAAACCCCATCTGCCATTTTCGTCATCTTCCACACTTTTTCTTGAAGCTGCAAATAAAAGTCATGGTTCTGTAAATCCGCTCACCATCCGGTGTTCTTCAAGAACCAATGATTCGATACCAAAGCTCGAGCCTTTTAGCCGGAGCAAGCTCGAGAGAGTCGTGAAAGACCCTCCTCTCATCGAGAAATGCGAACGCGAACTCGCAG ATTATTGCTCTGTTCTGGAAGGGGATGATTCCTATAGCTGCTGGAGGGCGTATTTTGAACTCAAGGATCTTGAA AAAGAACAACCAAAGGAGGAGGTGGAGAGGCTAATCCTGCAAGCAGGTGGAGTGAAATCTCTGATTGGGTGCGTGCATGGGATCGCGTCAATGCAGAAACCGGCGAAAGAATGGCAGGAAGCAACAAAGGCGAAGAACAGTGATAAAGTTGATGAGGGAAGGGCGTGCCCTGTACCTGACGGATTGCCCAAGTCAAGAGAagagcttgaagaagaagagagagctTTGATGCCAGATTCCCCTTTCACCAGATTACTGAGGATCAAAGGAAGAGCCCCGGCATGGTACTCCCACGCACCTGATCACGAAACctattga
- the LOC115996975 gene encoding uncharacterized protein LOC115996975 — protein sequence MGTLQDLIEEAKVRTVWWALCIFAVCYFITHTSKSMWMNVPIAVLLVSVLRLLLNEVEFHWKPQKVRPYTYLSHLEKKQLSVNDSRLSTSLPPLKWKRKIDAPLVEAAMEDFVNKLLHDYVIDLWYSDITPDKEAPELIYRVIMDALAEISQRVKEINLVDLLTRDIVDLIGDHLDLFRKSQAAIGRDVMATLSSEERDERLKHHLLVSKELHPALISAECEYKVLQRLISGVLAIVLRPKEAQCPLVRCIAREIVTCLVMQPILNFASPWYINELIEYIFAAIKDFIKDIATNVEGHDHDHAENVQSSDSSFTMTASDVSGNSMPNLIQDEHPRSAEWARALEAATLKRTEVLMPENLENMWTIGRNYKKKLKKYASIESQDPGEFVSLGDAKNIVKEIATQEDEIFPEKDDKSLEAEDAGAIISPESKTKFKRFNSTSDLNILLEMEDQLASKGEPTISQLNNADVGRNTEEHSNTSASEMMLHSDKHQIPKLKCRVIGAFFEKLGSQSFAVYSIAVTDIDNNTRFVKRRYRNFERLHRHLKEIPNYTLHLPPKRIFSSSTEDAFVHQRCILLDKYLQDLLSIANVAEQHEVWDFLSTSSKSYSFGKSPSVMKTLAVKVDDAVDDIVRQFKGVSDGLVRKVVSSPSAAYTPLAGKTFAWNDDEINKLSFKQNTSEPLSSLSDKDDGDKDGGSSPQTNEWHSDNEVNSKELPHQAIKHEPVSASGCPEANFAIVSGQQEGPLVAPPEWSPPNLSVPILNLVDNVFQLTKRGWLRRQVFWISKQILQLMMEDAIDDWLLRQIHWIRREEVIAQGIRWLQDILWPDGTFFLKATTQSEKNDGQSNQQQYGQPTRQFPMSQTSKGGSFEQQLEAARRASNVKNILFNSAPSALVRLIGQKQYRRCARDIYYFLQSTICLKQVAFAILELVLVSIFPELRDVVKDIHEQMRSQPA from the exons ATGGGGACTCTGCAAGATCTGATCGAAGAAGCAAAGGTTCGAACGGTATGGTGGGCTCTCTGTATATTCGCAGTTTGCTACTTCATAACGC ACACTAGCAAATCAATGTGGATGAATGTGCCGATTGCAGTGTTGCTGGTGTCTGTGTTACGGCTACTATTGAATGAGGTGGAGTTTCATTGGAAACCTCAAAAGGTTAGACCATACACATACTTGTCACACTTGGAAAAGAAGCAACTATCTGTGAATGATTCCCGTCTTTCTACATCACTGCCCCCACTGAAATGGAAGAGGAAGATTGATGCACCACTTGTAGAAGCCGCGATGGAGGACTTTGTGAACAAGCTTTTGCATGATTATGTAATAGATTTGTGGTATTCTGATATTACGCCTGACAAGGAAGCACCTGAACTAATATATCGAGTAATTATGGATGCCCTTGCTGAGATATCTCAAAGAGTGAAAGAAATTAACCTTGTTGACCTGTTGACAAG GGATATAGTTGACCTGATAGGCGATCATCTGGACCTTTTCCGAAAAAGCCAGGCTGCTATTGGCAGGGATGTAATGGCGACACTGTCTTCTGAAGAGAGGGATGAGAGATTGAAGCACCATTTATTGGTCTCCAAAGAACTTCACCCAGCTCTGATATCGGCAGAGTGTGAGTACAAG GTTCTTCAGCGGCTCATCAGTGGAGTCCTAGCTATAGTTCTAAGACCAAAGGAAGCTCAATGTCCTTTGGTTCGATGCATTGCTCGAGAAATTGTAACTTGTTTGGTAATGCAACCTATATTGAACTTTGCCAGTCCATG GTACATCAATGAGTTGATCGAATATATTTTTGCAGCGATTAAGGATTTTATCAAAGATATCGCAACCAATGTAGAGGGCCATGATCATGATCATGCAGAAAATGTACAGAGTAGTGATTCTTCGTTCACAATGACTGCATCTGATGTTTCAGGAAACTCCATGCCTAATTTAATTCAAGACGAGCATCCACGATCCGCTGAATGGGCCCGTGCCCTTGAAGCAGCAACTCTTAAAAGAACAGAAGTTCTAATGCCTGAAAACCTTGAGAATATGTGGACAATAGGGAGAAACTATAAGAAAAAACTCAAGAAGTATGCTTCTATTGAGTCTCAAGATCCTGGAGAATTCGTTTCTTTGGGTGATGCAAAAAATATAGTAAAGGAAATAGCAACTCAGGAGGATGAAATATTTCCAGAAAAGGATGATAAGTCTCTG GAAGCTGAAGATGCTGGCGCCATTATAAGCCCTGAAAGCAAAACTAAGTTTAAGAGATTTAATAGCACCTCCGATTTGAATATCCTATTAGAGATGGAAGATCAGTTGGCTAGCAAAGGTGAACCTACTATATCACAACTTAATAATGCAGACGTTGGGAGGAATACTGAAGAACATAGCAACACTAGTGCATCAGAAATGATGTTACACAGTGACAAACATCAAATTCCAAAGCTCAAGTGCCgg GTTATAGGAGCATTTTTTGAGAAACTAGGTTCACAATCATTTGCAGTTTACTCAATTGCAGTGACTGATATTGATAATAACACTCGGTTCGTGAAGAGAAG ATACAGGAACTTTGAGAGATTGCATCGACACCTGAAGGAAATTCCGAATTACACCTTACATTTGCCTCCTAAAAGGATTTTTTCTTCAAGCACAGAAGATGCTTTTGTTCATCAGCGTTGTATTCTGCTTGACAAGTATTTGCAA GATCTTTTGTCCATTGCTAATGTTGCCGAGCAACATGAAGTGTGGGATTTTCTAAGTACTTCCTCAAAG AGCTACTCGTTTGGAAAGTCTCCGTCAGTGATGAAAACTTTGGCAG TTAAAGTGGATGATGCTGTGGATGATATAGTACGCCAATTTAAAGGAGTCTCTGATGGTTTAGTGAGGAAAGTTGTTAGCTCCCCTTCTGCTGCTTATACTCCACTTGCAGGCAAAACTTTTGCCTGGAACGATGATGAGATCAATAAACTTTCATTCAAGCAAAACACTTCAGAACCGTTGAGCAGTTTGTCTGATAAAGATGATGGCGATAAAGATGGAGGGTCCAGCCCACAAACCAATGAATGGCATTCCGACAATGAAGTCAACTCAAAAGAGTTACCCCATCAAGCAATAAAACATGAACCTGTCAGTGCTAGTGGATGTCCTGAAGCAAATTTTGCAATTGTCTCAGGTCAACAAGAGGGACCGCTTGTGGCTCCCCCAGAG TGGAGTCCTCCAAATCTAAGTGTGCCTATTCTGAATTTAGTAGACAACGTATTTCAACTTACAAAAAGAGGTTGGTTAAG AAGACAAGTGTTTTGGATATCAAAGCAAATATTGCAGTTGATGATGGAAGACGCTATTGATGACTGGCTGTTGAGGCAAATTCATTGGATCCGGAGAGAGGAGGTCATTGCCCAAGGAATACGATGGCTCCAAGAT ATTCTTTGGCCTGATGGCACTTTCTTCCTCAAAGCAACCACTCAAAGTGAAAAGAATGATGGTCAATCAAATCAACAACAATATGGGCAGCCGACGAGACAGTTTCCAATGAGTCAGACATCTAAAGGAGGATCTTTTGAGCAACAGCTTGAGGCTGCTCGCAGAGCTAGTAATGTAAAAAACATCCTTTTCA ATAGTGCCCCTAGTGCTTTAGTCCGCTTGATTGGGCAAAAGCAGTACAGACGTTGTGCTCGAGATATATACTATTTCCTTCAG